One Mixta gaviniae genomic window carries:
- a CDS encoding fimbrial protein — protein MHTLTGAAGIIMLAAILPADSRAAGCDIKAPGTQRITLPDLLLDPNLPLGSVIGSQTLSLAGVAAQRCVGSIPYQSMMSGSWSRPSGTLPGVYETGVPGVGVKVSDYLFSDRTVPLAETLTPDPNAPLSGSDIQLLFYRTGDITPGSFPGGEVARFTLPDASGDPVVAISLQAVAGSVRLKSCYAKSPNLTVQLGRVNRSAFVGMSSSVAPTSFNVELVCQGDLPVKVAFSTVGGASSPEPGIVPIESGEGTASGVAIKIMHRDGSPLRFDTPQPYRLHGEPQVTIPLLATYTPIGTSITPGKAHAAITFTITQN, from the coding sequence ATGCATACATTAACAGGCGCGGCGGGCATTATTATGCTGGCCGCCATACTGCCCGCCGATAGCCGGGCCGCAGGCTGCGATATCAAGGCGCCCGGAACGCAGCGCATCACGCTGCCCGATCTGCTGTTGGATCCGAACCTGCCGTTGGGCAGCGTTATCGGCAGCCAGACCCTCAGCCTGGCGGGCGTGGCCGCCCAGCGCTGCGTCGGCAGCATTCCGTATCAGTCGATGATGAGCGGCAGCTGGAGCCGACCGAGCGGTACGCTGCCCGGCGTTTATGAGACCGGCGTGCCGGGCGTAGGGGTAAAGGTTTCTGATTACCTGTTCAGCGATCGAACGGTGCCGCTTGCGGAGACGCTGACGCCCGACCCGAACGCGCCGCTTTCCGGCAGCGACATTCAGCTGCTGTTTTACCGCACTGGCGATATCACGCCGGGCAGCTTTCCCGGCGGCGAAGTGGCGCGCTTTACGCTGCCCGACGCCAGCGGCGATCCGGTCGTCGCGATCAGTCTGCAGGCGGTGGCGGGCAGCGTGCGGCTAAAAAGCTGCTATGCCAAATCGCCGAACCTGACGGTGCAGCTGGGCCGCGTTAACCGTAGCGCCTTTGTCGGCATGAGCAGCAGCGTGGCGCCGACCTCATTTAACGTAGAGCTGGTGTGTCAGGGCGATCTGCCGGTAAAGGTGGCGTTCTCGACCGTCGGCGGCGCATCGTCGCCAGAGCCGGGCATTGTACCGATCGAAAGCGGAGAGGGCACCGCCAGCGGCGTGGCAATAAAAATTATGCATCGCGACGGCTCGCCGCTGCGTTTCGATACGCCGCAGCCCTATCGCCTTCACGGCGAACCGCAGGTGACGATCCCGCTGCTGGCGACCTATACGCCGATCGGCACCTCTATCACGCCCGGCAAGGCGCACGCGGCCATCACCTTTACCATTACGCAGAACTAG